The sequence ctgtgaagtaagtagccccgcccagaattaaagcaagcaggttatatggattgggcacaactggatgtatacttactcccgcatcattgactgctctcaagtcctgcacaggacgatactcatctgtcccgggcttttgaacaggcaacaatggggtgttccagggggaagtacagaattttaggataccataccttatgaacttatccaaataggattgtatgttcttcttggccttttgtggaatatgaTATTATCTCAGgttcactggataaaccccaagctttagtttaatacgaataggtggaatattgcgagcaagtcctggtgggttattctctgcccacactcctggtacattaaataaggattcatcactcttagggttttggctggtcaacactgtataaagtcgccactcttcttcctttggtactgatattgtcattatacctgagggtccattgaacttcaaagatgttgttccgttaggcagaaatgttatctgtgcttgtaatttcgacaacaaatcacgtcctagcagttggactggacattcaggcatgtaaaggaactggtgttttactacgtggcctcccaatgtacagagtcgacttttaagaaccggtttagcggcactccttccagttgctcctattacggtgatagttcttcctgaaggaggagcgactaggtcagtcaccacagaatgttcagcaccagtgtcgatcatgaaagaactcatttttccccctattgctacatcgaccataggctccgctcggccaagggggatggagcccggtcgttATCAATAGTCTTcgatgacagtgtcagccaaacccacaaagtccctatcctctctttctcgggatctctgcgctgctgggtaatacctatccccactaacgcttcctctattattcccactatttcctccagggcctcctcttcctctcgctctgtctctataattattgctatatcctgccctggtctgtctctctcatgttgttccctctgtggacactcacttctccaatgcccttcttccctacaatacgcgcattaattcctacttaaaggctccctattccacttatcgCCTTtctccgttcccctatacacttccttttcccttctatctacgcctgcgatagctactgctagcatgtctgctttccttcgcatctttcgctcttcctcctttttcgtctctgtcgccctattcatatagaccttatttgctatttcgctttatatctccgtaggcctggctgacaaaggcagatttaaccatccgggaattctcaggagcctctggattaaagggggtatacaaccggtatgcctccagtaatcgatcataaaaggcaatGGGCGAtttatcacatttctgcaatacctcagtcgtcttagacatattaatcgcctttttccctccggctttcatgccagcaataatggcgtccctgtatgcttgtaaatgggccatgtctgcgccattgacattccaatttgggtctgcatttggataatgggctgcggcccatgctgccgggttgacctgattttgagtacgggccacttcttccagcgctttaattgctgcttggtttatccgtgttctttcctcattattgaacaatgtcctaagcaattgctggcaatcagcccaagtcggattatgtgtctggattatggAAGTAatcaaatccgtcatggcttgaggtttatcggtgtatgaggagttatgggtcttccagttaaatagatcagttgtagtgaagggaacataaacgaatacgggatcagcgtgttgtaactggccctcaccgttaatatgtgtcgggccccggcgtcagtcggagaggcatttgataatgtcggggttggagggtaccggtcagttgtcgggttagtatggggcttcgtttagaaatgtcagttaggggttccggtcgaggggtagtaagacgaggggaaggggacgctttttcgTTACTGAAGGGGAGGTcagtaagtaaaatattccgggccgggctgggaggagcctgaccaggaactagaaatggcgccaaatctggataggtggagttaataggggtaggtaccAGAAGTGGAGGGTTTAAAACATGAGGgctggactctgagctagaggagggggtaggtggggacaacggggcaaggggagtagcgttaccaacagcacctcctcttcctcttcctgtagaggaggagtaagggggcggcatagggctctctgactcagggggcgtgtccaaaatgggcgtaatcacggccttagtggacaaccgagttctggccaccatgaggcgacattgctcctcgtggcatacccagatccattttggcaagtcatttacggcctgcttccaacaatcaatatacggaaactggccgtaaagttcaggcctacctgatacagccacgtgtacgcgctgcaccagattaggatccaaactgccacgtggtggccatgcagccaccaaagtaggccattccctactacataaagtagtcaggcgtgttggagacatctttaccccaaaatcacatacattatatcgcttttttaaagttttttaacatacatcctaagggatccataaccgttgaatctgacgcacccatacttaacaatgaagcgtcgtctccaacagaaaccaaacaaacacacttccaacggtcacacccgttccctaggcaacagcaccacgtggtacagttactaagtgaaacgcacacaacaaaacatacagggaattccagaaaaaaacacacagctgttacaccattcactaaataactattactatgccttttggcgaaactatacaatcacccacgttataattctcaatatctgaattacccgtctataacacaccccagtaacatcgtctttacaaacagtagttatagtacggttagcattatttagtagttatttacagtatcagtagttattatacatggttatggtaccgtgcgctataatacagttacacactattcacactctcgctagacggcagagcttacgctatctagcaagatatacactctactacaacaatctttaacacatttacaatttcccaactaatctattggccagtacctcgatggactacctaaaactatttacatccgttttggttacccatcgctgcccaagcaccacatatagcgaactagagggcggaatttacaacagaacccttttagtctatctactctatcaatagtctagtgggttccaaatttacacgccttcccacttagccaagataggttgagatctagcgaaccgaatttacacaggcgccgcttagtctcccggtccctccgacctagcgaacaaaatatacaccctagaacgctagtctagacaagacaccggtgtccggcttgggctatttacacaggacccagcctgactccaatccaaaattaaacgggctgactacagggcgtttaattacgagcggtgcgccttcgctccttccctccactggagggggccaattccatacacatataaccccttatgggcctaccgcacaatcggtatccaatacccctagtgggtccaccgtctaaaacagtagttgtcttacctcctcgttcctgaacctgagttcacactcatcgacggggacaccccagcacttactacgtagaggccgatgatctcctggacaacagaccagtggcgccgagacaaaaggaggtccacgcagaagttcaggggtgcagccgtagagagcgtgggcaaagatagaccgtctcacgcctctgcttctcagctaccgttgaacgatgagcttcccggccaatgcaccaaatgataccggagaaactgacggaagcagagcacagagagatggacacaggtttcttcaggaaggaagagatctttattcgattcaccgaccgggactcagagggactaatgtcaccaaaaaacagcaagatctgagccccgaacatacagtgtaggtcccttatataggcatataactccacacataatcagctccacccacacgtactctgacccaatcaatcgaacaagaactaacttcctgtttgaccacatggcttacccagcacaatggaggaggggaattctatatcctgtattcctgcacatgctccgttcactactgattgtatctttgccacgtgcaaccaactgaccgatacatcagtatatgcacgtacacataccacgtggcaatcttggcctactaaatttatttttaccgagattccaccacacaaacacatatgtttggaggctacttgtatggttgaacatgtgggagatgctgcttgtgatgtcaccacAAAAAATACACACAGAGGAAGggtgtaattaaatttgctttatttctttGTGTCAGATTCCAAAACTGACATGTAAGACTTTTTCGTTTATTACTGCGCCTTTAATTTCACCTCTGGTGGCCTTCCAAGGACTAGACATCTCTGGCTCTCATCTGGAGAGACTTCAATCAACTCAGCTATAAAAGGCCACATCCTATGATACAAGTCACCTTgacattgaagtcagtgttcCAACATAGAACTTCTGATCCTGGCTCCTATAATCATCCTGTATTTACCTGCATTGTATCAATCTGAAGATACTTACCTGCTTGATCTACCATACTGAAGATATTTAACTGCTTCaactctgcatgatcctgtaagcaGCCTGTATTGCCTTATATTGGAAGGTACTTAACTGCTTCAACTACTTCAACTCTTCAACCTGCTCTTTAAACatgacaaaaaaacacacattcagTGGGGCCTTACCAACTTCTCTGTACCTAGTTTATATTTTCCTCCAATTCAAAACGGCCTTGTCAGCTGTTGAAAAGGAACCAATTCTCCCCCTGTGGGGAAAGATTGCTGACCAGGCTGATGAGATTGGAGCAGAAGTCTTAGAAAGGATGATACTGTCCTACCCTCAGACAAAGCTCTACTTCAAGGATCTTGACCTGAGCCATGGTTCACAGGATCTCCGCACTATTGGTGGACAAATTATGAATGCCATTGCAAATGCTGCTGGTCACTTGCATGACCTTAGCGGCACACAGTCTGCCCTTGATCACCTCCATTCATTTGAATTGATGGCTAATCCTGGCAATCTCTGGCTCCTGTCTCACTCCATCCAGGTCACTCTGTCTGCTCACTTTGGAGCTGAATTCACTCCCAATTCCCATGCAGCCTGTAACAAGTTTCTCTTTGCAGTTTCCTCTGCTCTGATTTCTAAATACCAATAAAAGACAG comes from Pelobates fuscus isolate aPelFus1 chromosome 5, aPelFus1.pri, whole genome shotgun sequence and encodes:
- the LOC134612253 gene encoding hemoglobin subunit alpha-5-like, whose amino-acid sequence is MTKKHTFSGALPTSLYLVYIFLQFKTALSAVEKEPILPLWGKIADQADEIGAEVLERMILSYPQTKLYFKDLDLSHGSQDLRTIGGQIMNAIANAAGHLHDLSGTQSALDHLHSFELMANPGNLWLLSHSIQVTLSAHFGAEFTPNSHAACNKFLFAVSSALISKYQ